In the Papio anubis isolate 15944 unplaced genomic scaffold, Panubis1.0 scaffold261, whole genome shotgun sequence genome, CACTCAATGGTGATGTAGGTCTCTTACCACAGGTGATTGTGCTCCCCTTGTTGCTAAACTTGTAGCTCAGAAATTTGGTGCCGCATCCACGTTTCTCCAGACGTTTGTAGCAACAGTCATGAATGACACAGCAGCTGCAAGGAGACACCCTATTGGGGCTGTTGTCCCACAGCTCCAGGAGACCTGGTGCCTGTGGTCTCACCCCCTTGGACCCTGGACAGAGACCCAGTGACTTTGCAACAGTCTAGAGCAGAAGTTCCAACATGCTGGCTGCTTTTCCAACCAGGCCATCCTGAGACCTCTGTGCCCATCAGGAACCGGCACTGTCTTTGcagctcccagccctgcctgggcCAGAGTCTAGGAGGGTAGGGAGGGATGGGTAGCCTCACCGATCCGTTGCATCCTTGGGGGCTCCTTTGCCACCCACGCCACAGTGGCAGCCGTAGAAGCCATAACTGAGTGCAGCTTCCTTTCCTGTCGTCAACTTGATCATTCTCCGGAACTCCACCAAATTCCCATGGGCCTGCAGAAGGCCTGGAAGGAAATTTGGGAGTTGTCTGGTGATGTGGCATGGGGTCCTGTGCCCTCCCTCTCTGCTACTCTCCTTCTTCCCAAACGGCTTCTCTTCTTCCCCTGAGAGAGGATTGCTGCAATGGGAGAGAAAACTAAAGGACAAGAGTGCTTCCCTTCTGGGGCTATCCCCCATGCTCAGAGGTCAGGGTCAGCACTTACCAAAGATCATGATCACTGCCAACAACAGGAGGGTCTTCATGGTAAGAGTTCTTAGGTGACAAATGCAGATGGACTGGCCTAGCTCCTCCGCTGGGTGGTCTCAGCTTCTGCCCTGGCCGTTGCGCCCCTGCTCCTCCTTGGTGGCTCTGAGACACACAGACATGCTCTCCCATCCAACCTAAGTCCAGCGTGACTCCCTCTGTCACACTCAGAGCACACAAGGAGTGCCCTCCAgcaatacacacagacacacacaccacctcCCGACCCGTTCTCAGCTCTGCAGAATGGTTTCACACACATCAGGCCCTCAGACGTGTGGAGAACCCCATGAGACACTAATGAGACCTCCCCTGTGCCTCATCAGACTGAGAGTTCTTGGGAGGTTGGAACCAGGTTCCTCCCAACTAACTGGGAGGTTCCTGAGGTCAGAGGATGTGGAAGACATAGCTTGCACATCTCCAAACTAGATTCAAGGCTTGGAGTCTCCAAGGCACCCATGGAGTCTCAGCCTCAGTATTTTCCTCCAGAATGAAAGCATCAACCTATCTCGGCAAGGCTTTCTAACCCCGTCCACATACACACGTTCCCAAACACATACATGCTCACAACACCTATGCCCACATACATACACTCTTGTACTTACCTGCGAGTGCAAACATCCTCTCATACACTACAATCACATACCCACTCAACATACTTATGCACACACACCCTCTTGTGCATATCAAatcatgcacatgcatgcacagcACAGCCACTCTCAAAGGCAGCGAATGAGCAGGAATTCTGCTCTTGACAGGACATCAGCTTCACTGGCTGTTTACCTCTCAGAGGACCTCAGCGTTGTATCCCCAGGCTGTCTTGTTTGTTCTGCACTCCTGCTCCCCTTAAATAGCCGCTCCTTCTGGGAGGTTGGGGGTAGGTGAGGTACGAGGCTGGGGATGGGCGTGGTCAGTTGGTGGACTCAGGATTGGCCGCCCATACCCCTAGGTaatccctttccttcccctcatcAGCTGGCAGGACAGAGTTGAGGATTGAGAAACCTTACGTGTCCGTAGCTGATGCCAAAACACATTTCAGGCCGTTTTGCAGTCTTTCCATGGAGTAAATTCCCATAATCAGCTCTGGGTGTGATCAACGGTCAGCCACCTCCCTGCAGCCGCCTCTATGGGGGGCAGGGACTGTCTGCTGTTGCCGGCTGTGGACTCATTTGTACACCCAAAGGGACCACCAATTGCTGAGCAAGGATTGCTCCCTTTTGCTCACTGTGGCATTTGGGAATAGAAAAGAGGGCTTTTAGTGGTACTCATTCATTCAGCCGCTCAATCATTCATTCGCAAGAAGTATGTACTGGGCCTCTAGCATGTTCCAGCACCTGTGCAGGCCTCACTTGTGCACCCCACAGTCCACCAGGGAGAGGGTTtaatgggggtggatttcccttCCCACTAACTTGGGCCAGGGCCTcaaccttctcttcttccttccctttcttcttttcctccgcCCCTGTCCCATATGAGCTTCTAAACCTGGAAAAAGCCAGAGGCTATCCTTAAAGTTCCCACCAAAGCACTGCCTTCACTTTATTCCCCATCCTCACCTGTTTGGAGACAGGGGAGGTGAATGCTCCCTGGATCTGTTGCTCTTTTTCCTTCAGGCTTCAGGCTCACACTGACTCCAGCTTTAATTCATAAAGTAAATATCTTTTTCATTGCTCTCCAGCACATGCTAAGAATTTAGCTTCCATGGCCTTAAGTAAACACTCTGCGATTCCAGTCCTTAAAAAGTCACTGTGGCAGAGGCTGTCGTGCTTGTGAACATTCCATCTGTTCCATATACTCTAGAGCCCCTTGCAGGGATGGAGACCTAGGGCCCTGCTGCTGGCTGGGAAAACATAAGCATTGGTATTAAGGCTCACTTCCAGGTTTCTCCAGCAGGGGGACTATGAGATGCAACTCCCCAGCCCTTCCTTGCCCCACCGGTAGAACAAGAAGATGAAAGCAATCTGGGGTGTAGAATCATAGCATGGAAGACAGTTGTCCTAGAAAGTCCTGCAGTGCACAGTGGTCTTAGCGTCAGTGAGAAATAGACTTTTGCTGTATTAAGCTGCTGATAATTGAGATGGGCAGCTACTGCCGCATAACCTAGTCTATCCCAAGAGCCATCAGACAGCTTTCCTCTCAAAAATACCATTTACCTCCAGCGCTCGACTGTGTAAGGGGTTGGACTCTGGTCTTCCTTCCTGCCCTCATGTGTTGGAGTcccagtaccttagaatgtgatcttatttagaaatagggtcattacagatataattagttaagatgaggtcactaGGGCAgctaggatgggccctaatccatgATGACAGATGTCATtacaaaaaggggaaatttggagacaGGAAGCACACTGGGAGAAAGCCATgcaaagatgaaggcagagatcagggtgAAGCTTGtacaagccaaggaatggcaAAGATGACCAGAAAACACTGGAAGCTAGGAGAGAGGGATGgagcagattctccctcacagccctcagaaggaatcaGCCCTGTTGGGCTCTTTGATGTCTGCCGCTGGAACTGTTAGACAATGAAATGTCTGTTGTGTAAGCCACAAAGTACCTAATACAAAGCTGAAGCAAACTAATACAACCTCCAGGGATCTCTTTTGACTTCCTTCATTCTTCTTATTCTGGGTTGCCACTCCTATAGCAGTTGGCTTTTATGGCCATGTCAGGGTTCAGAGGTCTCATTCCCCAGCGTAGACCACTGCCTTTGTTAAACATTGGACTTCTGGAAACAGTAGTTCCTCCAACAGGCAGAACCGCGTTCCTCTCTGTATATCTGGATAGCCCTGGTCCAGGCTTCAGGCGGAAGAAATACTCCAATGCTCAAGGACTCTGGTGACGTCAGATAGAGCCTCTCCTTTTCCCATCACTTCAGGATGTTTTTCAGGAATTCGAAGTCCATGAATTGGCCTCTTGTTCATCTTCCATCCCGCACCTAATTCAAGCCCTTGGACTCAGTGAGCCAAACAGAAATCTCTGCTTTCATGGGGCTTCCACTTTAGCAGAAAGAGACGGATAATCAGCAAAAGACATCCTAGTAAATGACATCGCATGTTAGGTGGTGACACTGCGATGGGGAGAGAGGCagtaggtgacagagcaggagcaccaTCATCTCAGACAAACATCAccactttaagttccagctccctttctagcctcatgcatttcaaggaaatcattTCTCTTGTAATTACAAACAGGCAGAAAGAGTAGACAGTAAAACACAGGTAAGACAGCTCGGGCACAGAGGGAGGTGTGGGGAAAGTCTGTCTGGCAACTGCCAAGCTTCACCCTCatacaatgggccccagtaaaacagtgggccttaataagcacattcttttcccttcaggtgcactaagataagaaagctaaaagcagactcggggggtatgcctgcagctgcagaaagatgtatgggaacagacacacaactctccctcccagataagcataatgaaaagacacagaagcaGTCCAAGCCTCTGTTAAACTCTCCTACcctgaatccttaaaaactcttagcATGTAAGAGTGTGCCTCTGACCTAACTCAGCCAGCTGCCCCTCTCTAAAATAAACCTGTTCTTGACTGCCAAGCcatctttcatgtttctttcctctttccttaatTCTTGCAGTAGGGATGGAGGAGGGGTATCAGTGGAGGTGGGTGTAATTTACAAAAGGTGGAGTGCTCAGAGGTGCTTTGAGTTTTAGTCGATTGCTCCAGAACACTTTCCTTGCATTATTAGTAACTAAAGAATCAGCATTTGAGGCGGGTCTCATGCaataccaggctggagtgcgagtgATGTAGTGCGATCTTggtcctgcagcctccacctcccgggttcaagagattctcctgcctccagctcaAGGTACCTGGGACCTACAGGcatcccgccaccatgcccagctaatttttagtattttaggcacagatggggtttcaccatgttagccggatggtctccgatctcctgacctcatgaactgCACGCCTCcgtacccaaagtgctgggagttacaggcatgagccactgcgctcagccttcCCCTTCCTTATTTATAACTCCTTTCTCTGATGGgtttattttcacaatatatttacttattttgttcaATGTGAGTACAATTGAAGTAGTTTTCGAGAATTGTCAGCCTGCTCTGTCAGAAATAGATTTACTAACTGCAATTGCCGTGTTGGTATAGTTTCTTTATCTTTAGCCTTTTTGGTATACCACCATAATACACTGTTTTCTGGGGGTTACATAGGTTATCTGTTTTCTTGTAGCCTACCTTAAGTGTGGTTATTATATTGATTTGTCATATagttatatgtttatttgttatCATTTGTATTCCAATTTGGTTTCTACCTTTTTCCtggttgattttaattatttattgcttttgagGGTATGTGAAGCCTTCCTACGTGAAACAAGGTGAAAGCCATACTAAAAAGTGTACTCAGAGGTGTTGCTTCTCACTCATGCCTAATATCgtctcattttcctcttcttcccacCTCATTCTCTCCCCATGGCCTATAGATaagtgtattagttatctattgctgcataatagaTGACTAATACACAAACTGTATTAGTTTGTATGACTTTGTATTAGTCAAAGGGAAAGGATTATACAAAGGTAAACTCACTGGAGGTCATTCTGGGGTGTATTTCTCATAGTAGCCAATCTCATTCATATTTGGTTGATTCTTCCTgaaattttttttgcataaatgtGTAGgtgcatgtttattttcttttaaccacTGCTTTCTTACACAAAGGGTAGCATACCATAGATGATTTTGTACTTTGCTATTTTAACCCAACAGTATATCTAGGAAATCACTTCATATAAGCAGCTAgagatcttctttctttttaaaaaatatgtttaattttttttttcctcctaactcAGGGAATTCTTTCCTAGTGGCTTCCCTGACAGGGTCGAAGCCCCTCTTGCATTTCTATAGTCCTTCATTGCGGGAATGTACTATAATTTTTCCAACCATTCTCCGAGAATAGGCATTTAGGTTTTTTCTAGTGTTTCGTAATTACAAACATTGATTCAGTCAGCGACCTGTGCGTGTGTATTTTCATAACATTGGAGGTGTCTCTTCTGGACAgattcctagaagtgggattactgggtcaaaaggTAAGTGCATGTGTAAATTTTGTTAGGTAATGCCGAATTATCCTacagaatggttgaactagctcACATTCTTAGTAGTAATGTTTGAGACCGACTTTTCCTCCATGGCCTCAGCAACAGAATGTTCTGTTAGACTTTTCCTTTTGCATTCATTCttcttatagttttaaaaatatcactgttccttcaataaatatttattgaggacctactcAATAATCCAGGTACTGTGTGGTAATGCAATGGTGGGCAAAACAAACAATTTCTTCCCTGAGAGCATTTTTCAATCTGGCAACAGAGACAGACATCAGTCagatgatcacacacacacacacacacatgcacacacacacacaattatagaATGTCATGTGCAGTGTTGTTCAATGATCCATTGGGACAGCGTGAGGCAGAAAGCCCTCAACTAGTCTGGGGATCAGAGAAGGTTTTCTAAGGAGATGGCACTTTACCAGAGGTCTGGAGGGAGTTTAGGAGTTATCTGGGTAAGCGGTTTCTGTGGTTTAGCTCACTCAACATTTATTCCAGCCTTCTGGTATGTCTGTCTGTATTGCAGAGCCTAGAAGTCTAAACACtgcatttccttctctctccctctccttattttaaaaggatttttgaaAGAGCAGTGATATTCAAAGTAAACTTGATCTGAGAGTAGAGAGAGTCCCCACATATCCCCTCTTCCTCAAACACACATCTTCCTTCAccatcaacatcccccaccattGTGGTACATACGTTAGAATCAATGAGCCAACGTTGACACATCAAAGGAAGTCCATAGTTCATATTAGGGCTCATTCTTGATATTATACACTCCATGGGTTTTAGCAACTGTAATGTGACATGTATCCACTCTTACACTGTGAGACAGAGTAGTTTCACTACCTTGAAAATTCTCTATGCTCTGCCTACTTAATCCTCCTTCCCCCAAACATCACCCTGACAACcatgatctttttactgtctccatagtttaaCCTTTTCTGAATGTTATGTAGTTGAATCATACAGTACGTAGCCTTTcaaattgacttctttcacttagtaatataccTTTAAGTTTCCTTGATGTCTTTTgatgacttgatagctcatttatttttattattgaataatattacattgtcatgtgtaccacaatttatttatccatttacctactgaaggacgtcttggttgcttccaagttttggcaatgatggataaagctgctataaagatTTGAAACATTTCATGTGCAGGTCTTCGTGTGGAAATAAGTTTTCATCttatttgggtaaatatcaaggagcACAACTGCTGGATCATACAACGAGAATTCAATGtgtatttttgtaagaaaatacCAAACTCTCTTCcaaatggctgtaccattttgcattccctccaacaatgaatgagaatttctgttactccacattttcaccagccattttgagaccagcccaatTGTCCTGtagaactg is a window encoding:
- the LOC101018730 gene encoding phospholipase A2, membrane associated — encoded protein: MKTLLLLAVIMIFGLLQAHGNLVEFRRMIKLTTGKEAALSYGFYGCHCGVGGKGAPKDATDRCCVIHDCCYKRLEKRGCGTKFLSYKFSNKGSTITCAKQDSCRSQLCECDKAAAYCFARNKSTYNKNYQYYSNKLCRGSTPRC